The proteins below come from a single Cetobacterium somerae ATCC BAA-474 genomic window:
- a CDS encoding glycosyltransferase family 9 protein, whose translation MAHTYKRIIIARTDKIGDLILSIPSFFMIRKMYPEAEITLLVRNYNYNIVKNLPYINRVVQIDRYRQKELLEKIKYFNADVFIALYVDNFVMELAKASKAKIKIGPLSKIKSFFTFNKGVLQKRSKSIKHEAEYNLDLIKKLDKKLFEDRFEINTQIFLDKSNLEAAEKFFKDNSIGDKVLVVNPFMGGSAKNITDDQYADILREVIDREKNIDVIVTAHISDEERGLKLLEKIGRDRVYLFANGGELLNIGAVINRAKVYFGGSTGPTHIAGSLQKSIVALYPKKATQSPMRWGIFGNEDVTYIIPDENTKENYKHKDFDSYNENIKEKIVQAIIDRLER comes from the coding sequence ATGGCTCATACTTACAAAAGAATAATAATAGCAAGAACGGATAAAATAGGTGACTTAATTCTATCAATTCCTAGTTTTTTTATGATTAGAAAAATGTATCCTGAAGCTGAAATAACCTTATTAGTGAGAAATTATAACTACAATATAGTAAAAAATTTGCCATATATAAATAGAGTTGTTCAAATAGATAGATACAGACAAAAAGAACTTTTAGAAAAAATAAAATATTTTAATGCCGATGTTTTTATAGCTTTATATGTTGATAATTTTGTAATGGAATTAGCAAAAGCAAGTAAAGCTAAAATAAAAATAGGACCTTTATCAAAAATAAAATCTTTTTTTACTTTTAATAAAGGTGTTTTACAAAAAAGATCTAAATCAATAAAACATGAAGCAGAATACAATTTAGATTTAATAAAAAAACTTGATAAAAAACTTTTTGAAGATAGATTTGAAATAAATACTCAGATTTTTCTAGATAAAAGTAACTTAGAAGCTGCTGAAAAATTTTTCAAAGATAATAGTATTGGAGATAAAGTGTTAGTTGTAAATCCGTTTATGGGTGGTTCTGCAAAAAATATAACAGATGATCAGTATGCAGATATTTTAAGAGAAGTTATAGATAGAGAAAAAAATATTGATGTAATTGTAACAGCACATATTTCGGATGAAGAAAGAGGATTAAAGCTTTTAGAAAAAATAGGAAGAGACAGAGTATACCTGTTTGCAAATGGAGGAGAACTTTTAAATATAGGAGCAGTTATAAATAGAGCTAAAGTTTATTTTGGAGGTTCAACAGGACCAACTCATATAGCAGGTTCTTTACAAAAAAGTATAGTAGCTTTATATCCTAAAAAAGCAACTCAAAGTCCTATGAGGTGGGGTATTTTTGGTAATGAAGATGTTACATATATAATACCAGATGAAAATACAAAAGAAAATTATAAGCATAAAGATTTTGATTCTTATAATGAAAATATTAAAGAGAAAATAGTTCAGGCAATAATAGATAGATTGGAGAGATAA
- a CDS encoding lipopolysaccharide core heptose(II) kinase RfaY — protein MEKILCNSEADFNLVNKIKREEFKVIKDLKNDDRSKVILIDIDGNKYVYKIPKEKNNRIWQRITSLIRGSESKREYENYLKIKENGFKGPVPIMYWERKIFGICVDSFLVSSYLSGKPATQKNLKLVEKELRKIHARGYLHGDSQLSNFIVENNEIYLIDAKLMKNKYGKAGEAYEFIYLEESCHKEIDIYDKNTLSYKLAKSLNSYLHWIGRVKKAIRGKER, from the coding sequence ATGGAAAAAATATTATGTAATAGCGAAGCGGATTTTAATTTAGTTAATAAAATTAAGAGAGAAGAATTTAAAGTTATTAAAGATTTAAAAAATGACGATAGAAGTAAGGTTATATTAATTGATATTGATGGAAATAAATATGTTTATAAAATTCCTAAAGAAAAGAATAATCGTATATGGCAAAGAATAACTTCCCTAATTAGGGGAAGTGAAAGTAAACGAGAATATGAAAATTATTTAAAAATAAAAGAGAATGGTTTTAAAGGACCTGTTCCTATAATGTATTGGGAGAGAAAAATTTTTGGAATATGTGTTGATTCATTTTTAGTGAGTTCGTATTTATCTGGAAAACCAGCAACTCAAAAAAATTTAAAACTAGTAGAAAAAGAATTGAGAAAAATACATGCTAGAGGTTATTTACATGGAGATTCTCAATTAAGTAACTTTATAGTAGAAAATAATGAAATTTATTTAATAGATGCAAAATTAATGAAAAATAAATATGGAAAAGCAGGGGAGGCATACGAATTTATATATTTAGAAGAAAGTTGTCATAAAGAGATTGATATTTATGATAAAAATACTCTAAGTTATAAATTAGCAAAAAGTTTAAATAGTTACCTGCATTGGATTGGAAGAGTGAAAAAAGCAATTCGAGGAAAGGAAAGATAA
- a CDS encoding glycosyltransferase family 2 protein, with product MKISVAMITFNEEKILRKTLESVKGLADEIVIVDSGSTDATKSIAEEFGAKFYIESWKGYGPQRNLAIEKCKNEWILNIDADEEISKELKKKIIEITSDINNKKEIFKINRLSVCFGKQIKHGGWGTSYAIRLFKKGSGKFNDNIVHEEFKANKEIFKIKENIYHHSYLTMEDYFNRFNRYTTEGAKDYYKKNKKVSILDIVVNPIYKFLKMYIFRLGFLDGIEGFVIASTSSMYSMIKYFKLREMYKNGSYLQKNNNSKNG from the coding sequence ATGAAGATATCTGTTGCAATGATAACCTTTAATGAAGAAAAAATATTGAGAAAAACTTTAGAATCAGTTAAAGGATTGGCGGATGAAATAGTTATTGTAGACAGTGGATCAACAGATGCTACAAAGAGTATAGCAGAAGAGTTTGGTGCAAAGTTCTATATAGAATCTTGGAAGGGCTATGGACCACAAAGAAATTTAGCTATAGAGAAGTGTAAAAATGAATGGATTTTAAATATAGACGCAGATGAAGAGATATCAAAAGAGTTAAAAAAAAAGATAATAGAAATAACATCAGATATTAACAATAAAAAAGAGATTTTTAAAATAAATAGGTTATCAGTTTGCTTTGGAAAACAAATAAAGCATGGAGGATGGGGAACATCTTATGCAATAAGATTATTTAAAAAAGGTTCTGGAAAATTTAATGATAATATAGTTCACGAAGAATTTAAAGCAAATAAAGAGATCTTTAAAATAAAAGAAAATATATATCATCATTCATATTTAACTATGGAAGATTATTTTAATAGATTTAATAGATATACAACAGAAGGTGCAAAGGACTATTATAAAAAAAATAAAAAAGTGAGTATATTAGATATAGTAGTAAATCCAATATATAAATTTTTGAAAATGTATATTTTTAGATTAGGATTTTTAGATGGTATTGAAGGCTTTGTCATAGCATCAACAAGTTCGATGTATTCTATGATAAAATATTTTAAACTGAGGGAGATGTATAAGAATGGCTCATACTTACAAAAGAATAATAATAGCAAGAACGGATAA
- a CDS encoding glycosyltransferase family 9 protein has protein sequence MRVLIIRLSSIGDVILTTPVLKELKKKYPDIIIDFLVMENFKDAISGCPYIDNLILFNKKRHDGLKNMIAFGKKLKLNNYDYVFDLHAKVRSKVISNTIGSKTYTYKKRSLLKSILVKTKAIKYKVDDTIIKNYFGAFKVLGLEYNGEDLTFSFEKKDLEKLETLCIEYDNVPMIAPGASKETKKWTKEGFAQLSKLLYNKYGKKPIIIGSSNEYEMCEEIKNLADGFAINLAGKLTLKESGALLSKARFLVTNDSGPFHIARGVKCPTFVIFGPTSPGMFEYDGKNVLIYLNEPCSPCSLHGDKVCPQKHFNCMKKLNAEMVMEAIEKNGR, from the coding sequence TTGAGAGTTTTAATAATAAGACTTAGTTCTATAGGAGATGTAATATTGACTACTCCTGTTTTAAAGGAACTGAAAAAAAAGTATCCAGATATAATTATAGATTTTTTAGTTATGGAAAATTTTAAAGATGCAATATCAGGATGTCCTTATATAGATAATTTAATTTTATTTAACAAAAAAAGGCACGATGGTTTAAAAAATATGATAGCATTTGGAAAAAAATTAAAATTAAATAATTATGATTATGTATTTGATTTGCATGCTAAAGTGAGATCAAAAGTTATAAGTAATACAATTGGAAGTAAAACATATACGTATAAAAAAAGAAGTTTATTAAAAAGTATTTTAGTTAAAACCAAGGCAATAAAATATAAAGTGGATGATACAATTATTAAAAATTATTTTGGTGCTTTTAAAGTTCTAGGGTTGGAGTACAATGGTGAGGATTTAACTTTTAGTTTTGAAAAAAAAGATTTAGAAAAATTGGAAACACTTTGTATAGAATATGACAATGTTCCAATGATAGCCCCAGGAGCTTCAAAGGAAACTAAAAAATGGACTAAAGAAGGGTTTGCACAATTGTCAAAACTCCTTTATAATAAATATGGGAAGAAACCAATTATAATAGGGTCAAGTAATGAGTATGAAATGTGTGAGGAGATTAAAAATCTTGCAGATGGGTTTGCTATAAATTTAGCTGGAAAATTAACTTTAAAAGAGAGTGGAGCACTACTTTCTAAAGCTAGGTTTTTAGTTACAAATGATTCTGGACCATTTCATATAGCAAGAGGGGTAAAATGCCCAACTTTTGTTATATTTGGTCCAACTAGCCCAGGTATGTTTGAGTATGATGGAAAAAATGTATTAATCTATTTAAATGAACCCTGTTCACCGTGCAGTTTACATGGAGATAAAGTGTGCCCACAGAAACATTTTAATTGTATGAAAAAATTAAATGCAGAAATGGTTATGGAAGCAATAGAAAAAAATGGGAGGTAA
- the waaF gene encoding lipopolysaccharide heptosyltransferase II: MKILVIHTAFIGDIVLSTPLLKRIKEVYPEAKITYVTTPIGATILRNNPNVTEIIEYDKRGSHSGVKGLLALGRRLRYENFNMVLTPHRYLRSSILAWLTRSPKRVGYDIASGSCLFTDKISYDKSKHEVDKLLSFIGEVPSNSREKYPIELYPNKKDIDAVDKIWNENNFNNQEIIAVAPGSKWFTKKWPLEYFNEVIDLLVENGKKVIVIGGKDELYLNVNIQQGVLDLRGKTTLLELAEVLKRVKVVLTNDSSPIHIASAFKKTSILAIFGPTVKEFGFFPWSKNSEVLEIENLSCRPCAIHGGDKCPKGHFKCMLDIKPKQVYEKILQILKRV, translated from the coding sequence GTGAAAATATTAGTAATACATACAGCTTTTATAGGAGATATTGTTTTATCAACACCGTTATTAAAAAGAATAAAAGAGGTATACCCAGAAGCAAAAATTACTTATGTAACTACTCCTATTGGTGCCACTATTTTGAGAAATAATCCAAATGTAACTGAGATAATAGAATATGATAAAAGAGGAAGCCATTCAGGAGTTAAAGGGCTATTAGCTTTAGGAAGAAGATTGAGATATGAAAATTTCAACATGGTCTTAACACCTCATAGATATTTAAGAAGTTCTATTTTAGCGTGGTTGACAAGATCTCCTAAGAGAGTTGGTTACGATATAGCAAGTGGATCTTGCTTATTCACTGATAAAATAAGTTATGATAAGAGTAAACATGAAGTGGATAAATTATTGTCATTTATAGGAGAGGTTCCATCTAATTCAAGAGAAAAATATCCAATAGAATTATATCCAAATAAAAAAGATATTGATGCAGTTGACAAGATTTGGAATGAAAATAATTTTAACAATCAAGAGATTATAGCAGTAGCTCCTGGAAGTAAGTGGTTTACAAAAAAGTGGCCTTTAGAATATTTTAATGAAGTAATTGATTTGCTAGTAGAAAATGGTAAGAAAGTTATTGTTATTGGTGGTAAAGATGAGTTGTATTTAAATGTAAATATTCAACAAGGTGTTTTAGATTTAAGAGGAAAAACAACATTGTTAGAATTAGCAGAGGTTTTAAAAAGAGTTAAAGTAGTTTTAACAAATGATTCATCACCGATACATATAGCGTCAGCTTTTAAGAAAACCTCAATTCTTGCAATTTTTGGCCCAACTGTGAAAGAGTTTGGATTTTTTCCATGGAGTAAAAATAGTGAAGTTTTAGAAATTGAAAATCTTTCTTGTAGACCGTGTGCAATACACGGAGGAGATAAGTGTCCAAAAGGTCATTTTAAATGTATGTTAGATATAAAACCAAAACAAGTCTATGAAAAAATTCTACAAATTTTGAAGAGGGTGTAA